A single region of the Anaerolineales bacterium genome encodes:
- the mtaB gene encoding tRNA (N(6)-L-threonylcarbamoyladenosine(37)-C(2))-methylthiotransferase MtaB has protein sequence MSEKRTIHLRNLGCRLNQGEIDQMARQFSGNGHTVTAEPETAGVIVINTCAVTGDAVRSSRQTIHQMHRANADAHIVVTGCYAHIAPQDIQGLPGVSHVIDNLAKESLVSIVTGEPLSAPEVYDHEPLQREAIIGAGGRTRAFLKVQDGCDRHCAFCVTRLARGAGRSKAVAAIVAEAQGLVAAGYRELVLTGVHLGSYGEDQGAGFALWELLAALLSDTDAPRIRLSSLEPWGIPDGFFRLWENPRLCRHLHLPLQSGSDATLKRMIRRTSQREFRTIVEAAREAIPNVALATDVIVGYPGETDAEFATSHTFIEDMHFAAMHIFRYSPRPGTAAIKLPNHISDAVKKARSETLQALAHREETAYARQFIGQPVTILWEAVSGASAEGYLNTGYTETFLRARWVGKSVLTNTITPAVITAYEPETRLAQASPLAGYTHPL, from the coding sequence ATGTCCGAAAAACGAACGATTCACCTTCGCAACCTCGGCTGTCGGCTGAATCAGGGCGAGATCGATCAGATGGCGCGGCAGTTCAGCGGGAACGGGCATACCGTCACGGCTGAACCCGAAACCGCCGGCGTTATTGTGATCAACACCTGTGCGGTCACCGGAGATGCCGTCCGCAGCAGCCGCCAAACAATCCACCAAATGCACCGCGCCAACGCCGACGCCCACATCGTGGTCACCGGTTGTTATGCCCATATTGCGCCCCAAGACATTCAGGGTTTGCCCGGCGTCAGCCATGTGATCGATAACCTTGCCAAAGAGTCGCTTGTCTCTATCGTCACCGGAGAGCCGCTCAGCGCGCCAGAAGTCTATGATCATGAACCTCTTCAACGGGAGGCAATCATCGGGGCGGGTGGGCGAACGCGGGCATTTCTGAAAGTTCAAGATGGCTGTGATCGCCACTGCGCCTTCTGTGTGACTCGCTTGGCGCGGGGGGCGGGACGCAGCAAAGCGGTTGCCGCCATTGTTGCCGAGGCGCAGGGGTTGGTTGCAGCGGGCTACCGCGAACTTGTCCTGACCGGTGTCCATTTGGGCAGCTATGGCGAGGATCAGGGCGCGGGATTCGCCCTCTGGGAACTCCTTGCGGCGCTGCTAAGCGACACCGACGCGCCACGAATTCGCTTATCGTCCTTAGAGCCATGGGGAATCCCCGATGGCTTTTTCCGTCTGTGGGAAAATCCGCGCCTGTGCCGCCACCTTCACCTTCCGCTGCAAAGCGGCAGCGATGCGACGCTCAAACGAATGATCCGCCGCACCAGCCAGCGGGAATTCCGCACGATTGTTGAAGCAGCACGGGAGGCGATTCCCAATGTGGCGCTGGCGACGGACGTCATTGTGGGCTACCCGGGCGAAACCGATGCAGAGTTTGCCACAAGCCACACCTTTATTGAGGACATGCATTTCGCCGCCATGCATATTTTTCGTTATAGTCCGCGCCCCGGCACAGCAGCAATAAAACTTCCCAACCATATCTCGGACGCGGTGAAAAAAGCCCGCAGCGAAACCCTTCAGGCGCTTGCCCACCGCGAAGAAACTGCCTATGCCCGCCAATTCATCGGGCAGCCGGTGACTATCCTTTGGGAAGCGGTGAGCGGCGCAAGCGCCGAGGGCTATTTGAACACAGGCTATACGGAAACCTTCCTTCGGGCGCGATGGGTGGGAAAATCCGTCCTGACGAATACGATCACGCCGGCAGTCATTACCGCCTACGAGCCGGAAACACGTCTTGCCCAAGCGTCGCCCTTGGCGGGGTATACTCATCCCTTATGA
- a CDS encoding GAF domain-containing protein, with the protein MTDQSNTKPANFTETFNHLTQNLDRLETALEQSLQALRKRGIQLSVDLTGMVRTVRQDLESVSSGVSQNAGRLHQLQELVRVSALLNSSLELDRVLEEVMDTVIQLTGAERGYLMLQDKNTGELEIRTARNWDRESLLEGEAIFSRGIINTAIEQRQPILTTNAQDDARFQGMQSVMSHALRSIICVPLQVRGQIVGVLYADNHIGQGVFNPDSLSILSAFANQASIAIQNARLFSQVKADLVVAQKEVQELRIMIDEGKKDKQVKEITNSEYFRELEAMARTLRRRKDEGNEEGK; encoded by the coding sequence ATGACCGACCAATCCAATACAAAACCGGCGAATTTTACCGAGACCTTTAACCACTTGACCCAAAATCTGGATCGGTTAGAGACGGCACTCGAACAAAGCCTTCAGGCATTACGGAAACGTGGGATTCAACTCTCTGTAGATCTCACGGGGATGGTGCGCACGGTGCGCCAAGACCTTGAATCGGTCAGTAGTGGTGTTTCCCAAAATGCTGGACGGCTGCATCAACTTCAAGAACTCGTGCGCGTTTCAGCCCTGCTCAATTCGTCTTTGGAGCTAGACCGCGTTCTGGAAGAGGTCATGGACACCGTGATCCAACTGACCGGGGCAGAACGGGGCTACCTCATGCTCCAAGATAAAAACACCGGGGAATTGGAGATTCGCACAGCACGGAATTGGGATCGGGAGTCGCTCCTTGAGGGGGAAGCGATTTTCAGCCGAGGGATCATCAACACAGCGATTGAACAACGGCAGCCCATCCTAACCACGAATGCCCAAGACGATGCCCGCTTTCAGGGGATGCAGAGCGTGATGAGTCACGCCCTACGCTCGATCATTTGCGTGCCGCTGCAAGTACGAGGGCAGATTGTGGGCGTGCTGTATGCCGATAATCACATTGGGCAGGGGGTCTTTAACCCCGATAGTTTGTCCATCCTCAGCGCCTTTGCCAACCAAGCCTCTATCGCCATTCAGAACGCCCGCTTGTTCTCGCAAGTGAAGGCAGATTTGGTCGTGGCGCAGAAGGAAGTTCAAGAACTGCGGATCATGATTGACGAGGGCAAGAAGGACAAACAAGTCAAAGAAATCACCAATTCCGAATACTTCCGAGAATTAGAAGCGATGGCACGCACCCTGCGCCGCCGGAAGGATGAGGGGAACGAAGAAGGAAAATAA
- a CDS encoding SPFH/Band 7/PHB domain protein — MPNQVTILIIVFLVIMLLWLLMRSIKIVAEYNRLVILSLGRYAGTRGPGVTIVLPWENAIKVDLRERFLEIPRQISITKDNASIAIDFLVYYRVVDPKLAILQIDDVVQASLNIATTTLRAVIGDIPLDDVLAKRETINESLRVKLDEITERWGLKVTNVEIREIEPPRDIQEAMNRQMTAERTRRATVTAASGEREASIMVAEGEKQAAILRAEGEKQSAILTAEGERQAQALRAQGFAAALSVIQAEAKGVDEKTMALQYLEALQKIGSSPSTKFVLPMEISGIVGQIVATMSGGKQA, encoded by the coding sequence ATGCCAAACCAAGTCACAATTCTCATTATCGTCTTTTTGGTCATCATGCTCTTGTGGCTGCTGATGCGGTCCATCAAGATCGTCGCTGAATACAATCGTCTGGTGATCCTCTCGCTAGGGCGCTACGCCGGCACGCGGGGACCGGGCGTGACCATTGTCTTGCCCTGGGAAAACGCGATCAAGGTGGACTTACGGGAACGTTTCCTTGAAATCCCCCGTCAGATTTCGATTACGAAAGACAATGCCAGTATCGCCATTGACTTCCTCGTGTACTACCGCGTGGTCGATCCGAAGTTGGCGATCTTGCAGATTGATGATGTCGTCCAAGCCTCGCTGAACATTGCCACCACAACCCTCCGTGCCGTGATCGGGGATATTCCGCTGGACGACGTGCTGGCAAAGCGCGAGACGATCAACGAATCGCTGCGGGTGAAACTCGATGAGATCACCGAACGGTGGGGGCTGAAGGTCACCAACGTTGAAATCCGCGAGATTGAGCCGCCGCGTGATATTCAAGAGGCGATGAACCGCCAAATGACGGCAGAACGTACTCGCCGCGCCACTGTCACCGCCGCCAGCGGGGAGCGCGAAGCCTCGATTATGGTTGCCGAGGGCGAAAAGCAGGCTGCTATCCTCCGTGCTGAAGGTGAGAAGCAATCCGCCATCCTGACGGCAGAAGGCGAACGACAGGCACAAGCGCTGCGGGCGCAAGGGTTTGCTGCCGCGCTCAGCGTGATTCAAGCCGAGGCGAAGGGGGTTGATGAAAAGACGATGGCGCTCCAATACTTAGAGGCGCTGCAAAAGATCGGCTCGTCGCCTTCTACAAAGTTTGTCCTGCCTATGGAGATCAGCGGAATTGTGGGGCAGATTGTCGCTACGATGAGTGGCGGGAAACAAGCCTAA
- a CDS encoding protein kinase has product MDSLIGKRLGQYEIISRLGAGGMATVYRARQASVERDVAIKIIRSDMMNDPVFAERFRREANTIAKLSHPHIVKVFDYGSEGDLAYLVMELLEGGSLARLLRAEGDMPLEKASEMLQQVARALDVAHQQGIIHRDLKPDNILLDSFRNAFLTDFGVAKLLTEQKMTSTGAVIGTPAYIAPELWNGSYADNRSDLYALGVIVYEMLTGRVPHNGDTPYRMMHMHIYEDAPPATSINPTLPPVIDDFLAVALAKDPDQRFRSADHMATVFQAAIHSGRLPPGIVVPTPTGSQQMPNRTARSRSQAASSIGRGGAVVFGVVGVLTLAVIGLLLSMSGRSTPSANPTIPPSEVAVLVTDMPTMTATATYTETATYTFTPSLTPTEAPNQETLVGVVMATLSAKQTLEAISVMVSHTETMTITPTETPDILATAQWIVEQTATGNALRLALMATKTPTLTATATNTYTPTPTPTESMLRIMAQPRTRIRMGPGTNYLVLAVVETTSDFYAFAKVKGKDGAIWYLIDVPNLQKQGWISEDVVEVSDPIYAVNLATAITIPPPPLNTRTATPSQATLTSTPDGANPLPTIMATSGAVETVPARTATPIPPTTLPAFTPTRTPIPTSCGPNPCT; this is encoded by the coding sequence ATGGACTCATTGATTGGAAAACGGCTAGGGCAATACGAGATTATCTCCCGTTTAGGGGCGGGGGGAATGGCGACTGTCTACCGCGCACGACAAGCATCGGTGGAACGCGATGTGGCGATCAAAATCATCCGTTCCGACATGATGAATGATCCTGTATTTGCCGAGCGTTTCCGGCGCGAGGCAAACACGATTGCCAAACTGAGCCACCCGCACATTGTGAAGGTCTTTGATTATGGCAGCGAGGGCGACCTTGCCTACCTTGTGATGGAACTCTTGGAGGGGGGCAGTCTTGCCCGCCTGCTCCGTGCCGAAGGGGATATGCCGCTGGAGAAGGCGAGCGAGATGCTCCAGCAGGTAGCGCGAGCGCTGGATGTTGCCCATCAACAGGGAATCATTCATCGCGATTTGAAGCCAGATAATATTTTGCTGGATAGTTTTCGCAACGCCTTTCTCACCGATTTCGGCGTGGCAAAGCTGCTGACCGAACAGAAAATGACCAGCACCGGAGCGGTGATTGGGACGCCCGCCTACATTGCCCCCGAACTCTGGAACGGCAGTTATGCCGATAACCGCAGCGATCTCTACGCGCTAGGGGTGATCGTTTACGAAATGCTCACCGGGCGAGTCCCCCACAATGGGGATACACCCTACCGCATGATGCACATGCACATCTACGAAGATGCGCCGCCAGCAACCAGCATCAACCCGACGCTCCCTCCCGTCATTGATGACTTTTTAGCGGTGGCATTGGCGAAAGACCCTGACCAGCGCTTCCGTTCCGCCGACCACATGGCAACGGTTTTCCAAGCGGCAATCCACAGCGGACGCCTCCCCCCGGGAATCGTCGTCCCCACGCCAACGGGGTCTCAACAAATGCCCAACCGCACCGCCCGCTCAAGGTCTCAGGCTGCCTCATCGATTGGGCGGGGGGGCGCGGTTGTTTTCGGGGTGGTAGGCGTTCTCACCCTTGCCGTGATCGGTCTGCTGTTGAGCATGAGCGGGCGTTCAACGCCGAGCGCCAATCCCACGATCCCCCCTAGCGAAGTTGCCGTGCTGGTGACAGACATGCCAACAATGACAGCGACGGCAACCTATACCGAAACAGCGACATATACCTTCACGCCGTCTCTGACACCGACCGAAGCGCCCAATCAGGAAACGCTCGTTGGCGTGGTCATGGCAACCCTCAGCGCCAAGCAAACACTGGAAGCTATTTCCGTGATGGTATCACACACGGAGACAATGACGATCACCCCGACGGAGACGCCCGATATTCTTGCCACAGCACAGTGGATTGTGGAACAAACAGCAACGGGAAACGCCCTCAGACTGGCGCTGATGGCAACAAAGACCCCGACCCTAACCGCCACCGCCACAAACACCTACACTCCAACACCCACCCCCACAGAGTCAATGCTGCGCATCATGGCGCAGCCCCGCACACGGATTCGGATGGGTCCCGGCACGAATTATCTGGTTTTGGCAGTGGTTGAAACAACAAGCGACTTCTACGCCTTTGCCAAAGTGAAGGGCAAAGACGGGGCAATTTGGTATTTGATTGATGTGCCAAACCTGCAAAAACAGGGCTGGATTTCCGAAGATGTTGTGGAGGTCAGCGATCCGATCTACGCCGTGAATCTCGCTACTGCCATCACCATCCCGCCGCCGCCGCTGAACACGCGCACAGCCACACCGAGTCAGGCAACCTTGACCAGCACCCCCGATGGGGCGAACCCGCTTCCAACGATAATGGCAACAAGTGGGGCAGTAGAAACAGTCCCTGCCCGAACAGCAACGCCCATTCCCCCAACCACCCTGCCCGCGTTCACGCCAACCCGAACGCCTATCCCAACCAGTTGTGGTCCAAACCCATGTACATGA
- a CDS encoding glycosyltransferase family 2 protein — protein sequence MTPNDPLDLSIIITTYNRRQLLQEVVESVLGKLTCTYEIIIVDDGSTDDTRAYLAALGAPCRVVLAEHGGVQAARNLGTGLAQGRYLKFTDDDDVLDPEAVSSQVAYMEQHPEIGVGYSDWMFVARTKEGKIKRWFYTMSQIDDPVGYLIMDWWCPLFVYLFRADAVRGLVWDTSFRVLTDMRFVVEAALNGVLFGYHPTAPLSLGSYRALLPRQQRISLAASNAVRTERELEIMQRMQSRLERDKAWTPFRIEVLAGRYFGIARRIFPEDKRLFRALIKKTLALQPTFQPEGKRYRQLIRWFGYAHAERLRRFSLRLREGYRALRPPPQSLSPEGSSPDDIIPIISTGRTVVPKF from the coding sequence ATGACACCTAACGATCCCCTTGATCTGTCGATCATCATCACCACCTATAACCGCCGCCAACTGCTCCAAGAGGTGGTTGAATCGGTGCTGGGGAAACTCACCTGCACCTACGAGATCATCATTGTCGATGACGGCAGCACCGACGATACACGGGCGTATCTGGCAGCGCTGGGAGCGCCATGCCGCGTTGTTTTGGCGGAGCATGGCGGGGTACAGGCGGCACGCAATCTGGGGACGGGGCTGGCACAAGGGCGCTATTTAAAATTTACCGACGATGATGATGTGCTTGACCCAGAGGCAGTTTCTAGCCAAGTGGCGTATATGGAGCAGCATCCAGAGATCGGCGTTGGCTATTCGGATTGGATGTTCGTGGCGCGAACGAAAGAGGGGAAAATCAAGCGCTGGTTTTACACCATGAGCCAGATCGATGATCCTGTCGGCTACCTGATCATGGATTGGTGGTGTCCGCTCTTTGTCTACTTGTTTCGCGCTGATGCGGTGCGTGGACTGGTCTGGGATACCAGTTTTCGCGTTCTCACCGATATGCGGTTTGTGGTAGAGGCGGCGTTGAACGGCGTCTTGTTTGGCTATCATCCCACCGCGCCGCTCTCCTTGGGGTCGTATCGGGCGCTTCTTCCTCGCCAGCAACGGATAAGCCTTGCTGCCTCAAACGCTGTACGCACGGAACGGGAACTTGAGATTATGCAGCGGATGCAATCCCGTTTGGAGCGCGATAAGGCATGGACTCCTTTCCGCATAGAGGTGCTTGCTGGGCGTTACTTTGGCATTGCCCGCCGGATTTTTCCTGAAGACAAGCGCCTGTTTCGAGCGTTGATCAAGAAGACTCTGGCGCTGCAACCAACCTTTCAACCCGAAGGGAAACGCTACCGACAGTTGATCCGCTGGTTTGGTTATGCCCATGCCGAACGTCTGCGCCGCTTTAGCCTGCGCCTTCGGGAAGGGTACCGTGCCTTACGCCCGCCACCACAATCCCTCTCACCGGAGGGATCATCCCCCGACGACATCATCCCTATTATTTCAACAGGGCGCACGGTTGTCCCCAAATTTTGA
- a CDS encoding alanine--glyoxylate aminotransferase family protein: MSDVKKPDHVRLFIPGPIEVRKEILDEQARWMIGHRGAEFEALFSSVQTKLRQAFFTQSRVYVSTSSGTGLWEAASRNCIRDSVRVLHLVNGAFSERWADVSERNGKKVDVINAEWGKAIKPEDVAERLKAQPYDAVAIVLNETSTGVKNPLEDMVKVIQQYPDTLILVDAVSIFGGYKIDFDGLGLDVLLTSTQKAMALPPGLAFAAVSDRALARAKEIPYRGYYFDFLELESFLVKNNTPSTPNVSLLYATEKQMDYIVNVEGLENRFARHQKLAEMTRDWVVESGFAMFSEEGYHSPTVSTVANTRNVEVKALNKFLKGRGMTLSDGYGQLKDKTFRIAHMADLTADDLRELFAAVSDFLNGAKA, from the coding sequence ATGTCCGATGTGAAAAAGCCTGACCATGTGCGCCTGTTTATTCCCGGTCCCATCGAAGTTCGGAAAGAAATTCTGGACGAACAAGCCCGCTGGATGATTGGGCATCGCGGCGCGGAATTCGAGGCGCTGTTCAGCAGTGTTCAAACGAAACTTCGCCAAGCGTTCTTCACCCAATCGCGGGTGTATGTGTCCACCTCGTCGGGAACGGGCTTGTGGGAGGCGGCATCACGCAACTGTATTCGGGATAGCGTCCGCGTGCTGCACCTTGTGAACGGGGCGTTCAGCGAACGGTGGGCGGATGTTAGCGAGCGCAATGGGAAAAAGGTCGATGTGATCAACGCCGAATGGGGCAAGGCGATCAAGCCGGAAGACGTGGCAGAGCGCCTGAAGGCACAGCCCTACGACGCAGTGGCGATTGTCCTGAACGAAACCAGCACGGGGGTGAAAAACCCGCTAGAAGACATGGTGAAGGTGATTCAGCAGTACCCAGACACCCTGATCCTTGTGGACGCGGTAAGCATCTTTGGCGGCTATAAGATCGATTTTGACGGTCTGGGCTTGGATGTTCTGCTGACCAGCACGCAAAAGGCAATGGCGCTGCCGCCGGGCTTGGCGTTTGCCGCTGTTTCAGATCGGGCGTTGGCGCGGGCGAAGGAAATTCCCTATCGCGGCTACTATTTTGACTTCCTTGAACTGGAAAGTTTCCTCGTCAAAAACAATACCCCCTCTACCCCAAACGTCTCGCTGCTGTATGCTACCGAAAAGCAGATGGACTACATTGTCAATGTAGAAGGGTTGGAAAACCGCTTTGCCCGTCACCAGAAGCTGGCGGAAATGACCCGCGATTGGGTGGTCGAATCGGGGTTTGCTATGTTCAGCGAGGAAGGCTACCACTCGCCAACGGTTAGCACGGTGGCAAACACCCGCAATGTAGAAGTGAAGGCGCTGAACAAATTCCTAAAGGGGCGCGGGATGACGCTCTCTGATGGTTATGGGCAGTTGAAGGATAAAACCTTTCGCATCGCCCACATGGCAGATTTGACGGCGGACGATCTGCGTGAACTCTTTGCCGCAGTGAGTGATTTTCTGAATGGGGCGAAAGCCTAA
- a CDS encoding glycosyltransferase family 2 protein, producing MSPNFDPITASADDPLVTVIICTHNRCAVLAETLNAVMAQEGVDFAFVILVVDNASKDRTPQLVEAIAQRAAVEIRYILDPIVGLSHARNVALDYAQTPYVAFLDDDCQPSPQWLAALIEPFRGIVPPPGAVGGRIWLRWTNAPPRWMSDELRGYFGYLDYGEDVQSVRMVNGGNIAFPTAVVRRYAYDTRLGLVGRQQTLGEDVDILLRMRKDHLAIYYQPGALVWHILGEQRENRSFLLRRSRGLGRQQAQLATLYHYPGRLGVLRLMLKEAWSRRHWWKRIALDLVRGTLLRSVPERMWVRSTLVRFFAFQRVLLTLVVKGEKTLGR from the coding sequence TTGTCCCCAAATTTTGATCCGATCACTGCTTCCGCCGATGATCCGCTCGTCACGGTGATTATCTGCACCCACAACCGCTGTGCGGTGTTGGCTGAAACACTCAACGCGGTGATGGCACAGGAAGGGGTGGATTTCGCCTTTGTCATCTTGGTGGTTGATAACGCCTCAAAAGATCGCACCCCTCAACTTGTGGAAGCTATCGCCCAACGGGCAGCCGTTGAGATACGCTATATCCTTGATCCTATTGTTGGACTCTCACACGCCCGTAATGTCGCTTTGGATTACGCCCAAACGCCTTATGTCGCCTTTTTGGATGATGATTGTCAGCCTTCACCCCAGTGGTTGGCGGCGCTCATCGAACCGTTTCGGGGAATTGTGCCGCCGCCCGGCGCTGTGGGGGGGCGAATCTGGCTGCGCTGGACAAACGCACCGCCCCGTTGGATGTCCGACGAGTTACGGGGGTATTTTGGCTACCTTGATTATGGTGAGGATGTGCAGTCCGTTCGGATGGTAAATGGAGGGAATATTGCCTTTCCCACAGCGGTTGTTCGCCGCTATGCGTATGACACGCGGTTGGGGTTGGTAGGTCGGCAGCAAACGTTGGGGGAAGATGTTGATATTTTACTGCGGATGCGCAAAGATCATCTCGCCATTTATTATCAGCCGGGTGCGCTCGTTTGGCATATCCTCGGTGAGCAGCGGGAAAACCGCTCATTCCTCCTGAGGCGAAGTCGTGGCTTGGGGCGGCAGCAAGCACAGCTTGCCACGCTCTATCATTACCCGGGACGCTTGGGTGTCCTCCGCCTAATGCTGAAAGAGGCTTGGTCGCGGCGGCATTGGTGGAAGCGGATTGCCCTTGATCTCGTGCGGGGGACACTGCTGCGCAGCGTCCCTGAACGGATGTGGGTACGCAGTACGCTTGTCCGCTTTTTTGCCTTTCAGCGCGTCTTACTCACCCTTGTCGTAAAAGGGGAAAAGACGCTCGGCAGATGA